The proteins below come from a single Halomonas binhaiensis genomic window:
- a CDS encoding APC family permease, producing MPCESSAHQLKPASLGVADIVFFVVAAAAPLGATLGAAPVVFAIGGAGAPGLYLIASIVLLLFAIGFAAMSRYVVSAGGVADLVSRGLGKKAGHMAAGVALLAYVCLLSGVYGQFAAFGADLVASIFSVEIDWRILAFAIAALVALFGYLNIDLSARVLGVLMVLEVLILLLFDIAVLMQSEFEKGFLQGFMPSQIVSPGMGVALMFAFACFVGFESTTLYGEEAKNPKRTVPRATYIAILMIGGFYTLTTWCIGLAYQTGDVQAAASDNYVNFIFAVNTEYVGAWSTFTMKILAVTSIFAVLLSFHNALCRYLFSLARERFLPVALSFVHPHQSSPYIASVVLSCSTALILLAFMLGNADPVDNLYLWMVALGTLSVLTLQTLGGFAVVAFFWRIEERKWWKHQILPSIGAVGLLLISILAYANFSELSGVERGIVTLLPWCIPAVALLGALNSRRVVAQHGAIGSPTS from the coding sequence ATGCCTTGCGAATCGTCCGCGCATCAGCTCAAGCCCGCTTCACTGGGGGTTGCTGATATCGTCTTCTTCGTCGTTGCCGCTGCTGCCCCTCTGGGGGCAACCTTGGGGGCAGCTCCTGTCGTGTTTGCCATCGGTGGCGCTGGTGCCCCAGGGCTCTATCTCATTGCCTCGATCGTCTTGCTGCTTTTCGCCATCGGCTTTGCAGCCATGAGCCGCTACGTCGTAAGCGCGGGGGGGGTTGCCGATCTCGTGAGTCGTGGACTTGGCAAGAAGGCGGGGCACATGGCTGCTGGCGTTGCTCTGCTAGCCTATGTGTGCTTACTCTCCGGTGTTTATGGCCAGTTTGCCGCATTTGGAGCCGATCTCGTCGCCTCAATTTTCAGTGTTGAGATAGATTGGCGCATCCTCGCTTTCGCTATCGCTGCCCTGGTCGCTTTGTTCGGCTATCTCAATATCGACCTTTCTGCACGTGTACTCGGCGTACTCATGGTCCTGGAAGTTCTGATCCTCCTGTTATTCGATATCGCTGTGTTGATGCAGTCCGAATTCGAGAAAGGCTTTCTACAAGGCTTCATGCCGTCTCAGATCGTCTCGCCGGGAATGGGGGTGGCACTCATGTTTGCCTTTGCCTGCTTCGTAGGTTTCGAGTCGACGACGCTATATGGAGAAGAGGCCAAGAATCCGAAGCGGACCGTCCCACGAGCCACCTACATTGCCATTCTCATGATAGGCGGATTCTATACACTGACGACCTGGTGTATCGGTCTGGCCTATCAGACTGGTGATGTCCAAGCTGCTGCTTCCGATAACTACGTTAACTTTATTTTCGCCGTGAATACGGAGTATGTCGGTGCCTGGTCGACCTTTACGATGAAAATTCTCGCTGTCACCAGTATCTTTGCTGTGCTGCTGTCATTTCATAATGCTCTTTGCCGTTACCTTTTCTCGCTCGCTCGCGAACGCTTTCTTCCTGTCGCCTTGAGCTTCGTTCATCCGCATCAATCGAGCCCGTACATTGCCAGTGTCGTGCTTTCTTGCTCCACGGCTCTCATTCTCCTGGCATTCATGCTCGGGAATGCCGACCCCGTCGACAATCTGTACCTCTGGATGGTCGCGCTCGGCACCCTATCCGTCCTGACGCTACAGACGCTGGGTGGCTTTGCCGTGGTCGCCTTCTTCTGGAGGATTGAGGAAAGAAAATGGTGGAAGCATCAGATTCTTCCCAGCATCGGTGCCGTCGGTTTGTTGCTCATCTCTATCCTGGCCTACGCAAATTTTTCCGAACTCAGCGGCGTAGAGCGTGGCATCGTCACTCTGCTTCCCTGGTGTATTCCCGCAGTTGCTCTGCTCGGGGCACTCAACAGCCGGCGGGTCGTCGCCCAACATGGTGCGATCGGCTCCCCAACCAGCTGA
- a CDS encoding GNAT family N-acetyltransferase yields MFRIETPRLRIRLFSSDDVAPLARIIGDPEVMKYSLHGVYDENATRQFMAWCHNCQAAHGYSPWAVEDKVSGELMGFSGIYPETVNGQEEAGLGYRFARHRWNRGFATEANLAVLEYVFTQRQVPTVIALIEPENAASVRVAEKTGFRDFVETRFENRNVRAYRISRDRWLETRQALE; encoded by the coding sequence ATGTTTCGCATTGAAACACCACGCCTGAGAATACGTTTGTTCTCCAGTGATGATGTTGCGCCTTTGGCCAGAATTATTGGCGATCCTGAGGTAATGAAGTATTCGTTGCACGGGGTCTACGACGAAAACGCCACACGACAATTCATGGCGTGGTGTCACAATTGCCAGGCCGCGCATGGTTATAGTCCATGGGCGGTAGAAGACAAGGTGTCAGGTGAGCTGATGGGATTCAGTGGTATTTATCCTGAAACCGTCAATGGCCAAGAGGAAGCCGGCCTAGGTTATCGCTTTGCAAGACATCGCTGGAATCGAGGATTCGCGACAGAGGCGAATCTGGCCGTGTTGGAATACGTATTTACGCAACGGCAAGTACCAACTGTCATCGCACTGATTGAGCCAGAAAATGCTGCTTCAGTTAGAGTTGCGGAGAAAACCGGCTTTCGGGATTTCGTGGAGACCAGGTTCGAGAATCGCAACGTGCGAGCATATCGAATATCTCGTGATCGATGGCTGGAAACTCGTCAGGCATTAGAGTAA
- a CDS encoding TlpA family protein disulfide reductase, with the protein MQTKKSWLSVAILFALLLGHIGPIQAADQDSVEQDQADQDEAYDMDADGEQRAKAAGESLIGQPGPEMSLTTLDGETIDLASLYGNKPVYIKFWATWCVPCRQQMPGFQKFQEEHGDDIQVIAVNTGYADTAEAARAYREEMGLTMPITVDDGTLGEALNLRVTPQHVLIDRSGHIAYIGHRDDQELEQALQAVLEEDGKQSAASEEEEVTDTGADTLKVGQTVKDLSVTTWDGSTIDLSRADSDKPLGVVFFATWCESYLAESKPETATACRRVRETVNQLSEDEEVQWVGIMSGLWTKESDVESYLASTETDIPVVLDAEGELHRAFDIRQIPSVVLISADGQITEKLGPQDTKLTEAVERLSQ; encoded by the coding sequence ATGCAGACCAAAAAATCCTGGCTTTCAGTTGCCATACTGTTCGCCCTATTGCTCGGCCACATTGGCCCAATCCAGGCTGCCGATCAGGACAGCGTTGAGCAGGACCAAGCCGATCAGGATGAGGCCTATGATATGGATGCCGACGGCGAGCAGCGTGCCAAGGCGGCAGGCGAATCGCTGATCGGCCAACCCGGTCCGGAGATGAGTTTGACCACTCTGGACGGTGAAACCATTGATCTCGCCAGTCTGTACGGCAATAAACCGGTCTACATAAAATTCTGGGCGACCTGGTGTGTACCGTGTCGCCAGCAGATGCCTGGCTTCCAGAAGTTCCAAGAGGAGCACGGCGATGATATTCAAGTCATCGCCGTGAACACGGGTTACGCCGATACTGCCGAGGCGGCGAGAGCCTATCGCGAAGAAATGGGATTGACCATGCCGATCACGGTGGATGATGGCACGCTAGGCGAAGCCCTGAACCTGCGCGTGACCCCACAGCACGTGCTGATTGATCGCAGTGGTCATATCGCCTACATCGGTCATCGAGATGATCAGGAACTGGAGCAGGCGCTGCAGGCAGTACTCGAGGAAGATGGCAAGCAATCCGCTGCCTCCGAGGAAGAGGAAGTCACAGACACGGGCGCCGATACGCTGAAGGTGGGCCAAACGGTCAAGGATCTCTCTGTCACCACGTGGGACGGCAGTACCATTGATCTATCTCGAGCAGATTCAGACAAGCCACTGGGTGTGGTGTTCTTTGCCACCTGGTGTGAGTCCTATCTTGCGGAGAGCAAGCCGGAAACCGCCACTGCCTGCCGTCGTGTACGCGAAACCGTCAATCAACTGAGCGAAGACGAAGAGGTACAGTGGGTAGGTATCATGTCTGGCCTGTGGACCAAGGAATCCGATGTCGAAAGCTATCTTGCCAGCACCGAGACGGATATTCCCGTGGTGCTCGATGCCGAGGGTGAGCTACATCGAGCCTTCGACATTCGACAGATACCTTCTGTCGTGCTGATCAGTGCTGACGGGCAGATAACAGAGAAGCTTGGACCGCAAGACACCAAACTGACCGAGGCGGTGGAGCGTCTCAGCCAATAG
- a CDS encoding class II histone deacetylase, whose protein sequence is MNLKHPGDIDISKIKGSEMRKSVLFYDERTMWHNPGQTALIFPVGQWVQPMPSSPNVESPESKRRIKNLMDVSGLIGKVEVRSAPSASREEALAVHPAHYLDCLKTLSDNGGGFMSETSPVGPRSYEIALLSAGLAKAAVEAVYKREVDNAYSLSRPPGHHCLPDEAMGACCLANIPIAIESAKKHLGVGKVAVVDWDVHHGNGTQAIYYGRPDVLTISIHQDGCFPPGYSGLEDTGEGDAVGTNINIPLMPGSGGAAYLEALEKVVVPALERFEPELIIIANGVDANGVDPLARMMLHSDDYRSMTRIMRETAERICGGRLAVVHEGGYAEAYTPYCGLAIMEELCGWRTDVTDPGLNFIKAQQSPERHLELQKDVIANVAKTHGLAQ, encoded by the coding sequence ATGAATTTAAAACATCCTGGTGATATTGATATTTCAAAAATAAAGGGGTCTGAAATGCGAAAAAGCGTACTTTTCTATGATGAAAGGACAATGTGGCATAATCCTGGACAAACTGCGCTAATTTTTCCAGTGGGGCAATGGGTGCAGCCCATGCCTAGCTCTCCTAACGTCGAGTCTCCCGAATCTAAGCGACGCATAAAAAACTTAATGGATGTTTCGGGGTTAATCGGTAAAGTTGAGGTGCGTAGCGCTCCATCCGCTTCTAGAGAAGAGGCACTAGCAGTTCATCCTGCCCATTACTTGGATTGCTTGAAAACACTGAGCGATAATGGGGGAGGGTTCATGTCTGAAACATCTCCTGTTGGTCCTCGGTCCTATGAAATAGCATTATTATCCGCCGGATTGGCGAAAGCTGCCGTTGAGGCGGTATACAAGCGAGAGGTAGATAATGCCTACTCTCTTTCGCGCCCCCCTGGCCATCACTGTCTCCCAGATGAGGCAATGGGGGCATGCTGTCTGGCCAATATCCCAATCGCAATCGAGTCTGCCAAGAAACATCTGGGGGTTGGAAAGGTCGCGGTGGTGGATTGGGATGTCCATCATGGCAATGGAACTCAGGCCATCTATTACGGACGGCCGGATGTCCTGACTATTTCCATTCATCAGGACGGTTGTTTCCCTCCCGGGTATAGCGGGCTGGAAGATACAGGGGAGGGTGATGCGGTAGGAACTAACATTAATATTCCCTTGATGCCAGGAAGTGGCGGGGCTGCTTACCTGGAGGCCTTGGAAAAGGTTGTTGTACCTGCATTGGAGCGCTTCGAGCCCGAGTTGATCATTATTGCCAATGGTGTCGATGCGAATGGCGTCGATCCACTGGCGAGGATGATGTTGCATAGCGACGATTACCGGTCCATGACTCGCATTATGCGAGAAACGGCGGAACGTATCTGTGGGGGGCGGCTTGCTGTTGTCCATGAAGGTGGCTATGCGGAAGCCTATACTCCCTATTGTGGACTTGCCATCATGGAGGAGCTTTGTGGCTGGCGTACCGATGTCACAGATCCAGGGCTGAACTTCATCAAGGCACAACAATCTCCCGAAAGACATCTGGAGTTGCAGAAGGATGTCATAGCAAACGTCGCCAAGACTCACGGATTGGCTCAGTAA
- a CDS encoding aspartate aminotransferase family protein: protein MLTYEQALNNFSEKFHASKAKTLTGRDLIPGGFSRRTFNYGPHAVFVERGDGQYVKTIEGHRLLDLNNNFSTNIVGHNHPDIVNAITDMMDKGFSFGNPTDHELELANLLSDRIESVEQVKFFCSASEACLGAIRIARAYTGKTKIAKFEGGYHGFADDLAVSAHPNPSNFPGPDKKPRSLPDSDGIPSYKVDNIVTLVQNDFEACEKILRSHSQDTACVIMELQSGAGGVVSLDKTFVAKIRELTHELGMVLIVDETMSLRASTGGLQKLYEVKPDLTVMGKMIGGGLPIGAIGGSREVFSVVEANQVMVSGTHHGHPMACAAGIACLNVMDEAAFDKINGMAERIKTELNSWAEANNIPFIVYGSFSILGYALTREAGQNITTHRDYWHKIDEKKMSIYALEMATRGYYPVHRGQIGLMLPMTSEDITGYIETTKDIVSAIYHC from the coding sequence ATGCTGACCTACGAACAGGCGCTTAATAATTTTTCGGAAAAATTTCATGCTTCCAAGGCGAAAACCTTGACAGGGCGTGATCTAATACCAGGTGGATTCAGCCGGCGAACTTTCAACTATGGACCACACGCTGTTTTTGTCGAGAGAGGGGATGGACAGTATGTTAAAACCATCGAAGGGCACCGTCTTCTGGACTTGAATAACAACTTTTCAACTAATATTGTTGGCCATAATCATCCCGATATCGTTAACGCCATTACTGACATGATGGATAAGGGGTTTTCCTTTGGGAATCCGACGGATCACGAACTGGAGCTGGCCAACCTGCTGAGTGATCGAATCGAATCGGTCGAGCAGGTTAAGTTCTTCTGTTCCGCCAGTGAAGCGTGCCTGGGGGCTATTCGTATCGCGAGAGCCTACACCGGCAAGACGAAAATCGCCAAGTTTGAGGGCGGTTATCACGGTTTTGCTGACGATCTTGCGGTTTCCGCACATCCAAACCCAAGCAATTTCCCCGGACCAGATAAAAAACCGCGCTCGCTACCGGATTCCGACGGCATCCCTTCATACAAGGTGGACAACATCGTCACCCTGGTACAGAACGATTTCGAAGCCTGTGAAAAGATTCTGCGTAGCCATTCCCAGGATACCGCCTGCGTCATCATGGAGCTTCAGTCTGGTGCCGGCGGCGTTGTGAGTCTCGACAAGACATTTGTTGCCAAAATCCGAGAATTGACCCACGAGCTGGGCATGGTGCTGATCGTCGACGAGACCATGTCTCTGCGTGCATCGACTGGCGGCTTACAGAAACTTTACGAGGTCAAGCCCGATCTGACCGTCATGGGCAAGATGATCGGTGGCGGCCTGCCGATTGGTGCTATCGGCGGATCGAGGGAGGTCTTCAGCGTTGTCGAAGCCAATCAGGTCATGGTATCCGGAACGCATCACGGTCATCCGATGGCTTGCGCGGCTGGGATTGCCTGTCTCAACGTCATGGACGAAGCTGCATTCGACAAGATCAATGGCATGGCCGAGCGTATCAAGACCGAGCTTAACTCATGGGCGGAAGCAAATAACATTCCCTTTATCGTTTATGGCTCGTTCTCGATTCTCGGCTATGCCTTGACACGAGAAGCCGGCCAGAATATCACCACGCATCGCGACTACTGGCATAAGATAGATGAGAAAAAGATGTCCATCTATGCGTTGGAAATGGCGACCCGAGGTTACTATCCGGTCCACCGCGGTCAGATCGGATTGATGCTGCCCATGACCAGCGAAGATATCACTGGCTATATCGAAACAACGAAGGATATCGTCAGCGCCATCTATCATTGCTAA
- a CDS encoding benzaldehyde dehydrogenase produces MKMLSDDILNGKYFNGQWVAGTEISPAIEPATGEVLGQFAMADAAGMASSAATARNAQRNWAAQPGETRSAIMYKAAMLMEEHREEICEWLIRESGSTKLKAAFEVEVSIKALRESAGLPGQTQGDVLPSESGHLSLARRRPLGVVGVISPFNFPLYLAMRAVAPALAVGNGVVLKPDPRTAICGGLVIGRLLELAGVPQGTLHVLPGGGETGAALVADPNVAMIQFTGSTNAGRKVGEAAGRHLKKVSLELGGKNSLIILDDADLDTAIANATWGSFLHQGQICMATGRILVHRKIHDEFVKRMAAKAKCLKVGDPLRNEVALGPIINEQQRDHIHALVRSAVDAGATLETGGSHEGLFFEPTVLSNVTPDNPAYLEEIFGPVAVIVPFDDDEMAVRLANDTDYGLSAGIITRDVGRALRLSEQLDVGLLHINDQTVNDEVCNPFGGTGQSGNGTSIGGPANWEEFTQWQWLTIKPEAQAYPI; encoded by the coding sequence ATGAAAATGCTTTCTGATGACATCTTGAACGGTAAATACTTCAACGGCCAATGGGTTGCGGGTACGGAGATTTCTCCTGCAATTGAGCCGGCCACTGGGGAGGTATTGGGGCAGTTTGCCATGGCGGATGCCGCCGGGATGGCCTCATCTGCCGCAACAGCGCGCAACGCTCAACGTAATTGGGCGGCTCAGCCCGGAGAGACGCGTTCGGCGATCATGTACAAGGCGGCCATGTTAATGGAGGAACATCGGGAGGAAATTTGCGAATGGCTGATCAGGGAGTCCGGCTCCACTAAGCTCAAGGCGGCCTTCGAAGTCGAGGTTTCCATCAAGGCCCTGAGAGAGAGCGCCGGTCTACCGGGCCAGACCCAAGGTGATGTCCTGCCTTCCGAATCAGGCCATCTGAGCCTGGCTCGTCGGCGTCCGTTGGGCGTGGTCGGGGTCATCTCTCCATTTAATTTTCCGCTCTATCTGGCCATGCGTGCAGTCGCACCGGCCCTGGCCGTCGGTAATGGCGTCGTGCTCAAGCCGGACCCTCGCACGGCCATTTGCGGGGGACTGGTCATCGGAAGATTGCTCGAGCTGGCCGGTGTTCCCCAGGGCACTCTTCATGTCCTGCCGGGCGGAGGTGAGACCGGTGCAGCCCTGGTTGCCGACCCCAATGTGGCGATGATTCAGTTTACCGGCTCCACCAACGCCGGCCGCAAGGTTGGAGAAGCCGCGGGGCGCCATTTGAAAAAGGTATCTCTCGAACTCGGTGGCAAGAATTCTCTGATAATACTCGACGATGCCGACCTCGATACCGCCATCGCCAACGCAACCTGGGGCAGCTTCCTCCACCAGGGCCAGATCTGCATGGCAACGGGGCGAATCCTCGTTCATCGCAAGATCCATGACGAGTTCGTCAAGCGCATGGCCGCCAAGGCCAAATGCCTCAAGGTAGGCGACCCGCTCCGGAATGAAGTAGCTCTCGGCCCCATCATCAATGAGCAACAACGTGATCATATTCACGCGTTAGTCCGGTCTGCTGTCGATGCCGGGGCGACGTTAGAAACCGGGGGCAGCCATGAGGGCCTGTTCTTCGAGCCCACCGTACTCAGCAATGTAACACCGGACAACCCTGCCTACCTGGAAGAGATCTTCGGCCCGGTAGCGGTCATCGTGCCATTCGATGATGATGAAATGGCCGTGCGACTAGCGAACGATACTGACTATGGCCTGTCAGCCGGTATCATTACCCGGGATGTCGGTCGCGCACTTCGGTTGAGCGAGCAACTCGACGTCGGACTGCTCCACATCAACGATCAGACCGTGAACGACGAAGTCTGCAACCCCTTCGGCGGCACTGGGCAATCGGGTAATGGCACGAGTATCGGTGGGCCGGCCAACTGGGAAGAGTTCACCCAATGGCAATGGCTTACCATCAAGCCGGAAGCTCAGGCTTATCCTATTTGA
- the yefM gene encoding YoeB-YefM toxin-antitoxin system antitoxin YefM, which produces MRTITYSKARQNFSAVLDETVNDHAPTLITRQNGEPCVLISLEEYDALEETAYLLRSPNNAERLQQSLKQLREGKGRERELIE; this is translated from the coding sequence ATGAGAACCATAACTTATTCAAAAGCAAGACAAAATTTTTCTGCTGTGCTCGATGAGACAGTTAACGACCATGCACCGACGCTTATCACACGTCAGAATGGTGAGCCGTGTGTACTCATATCTCTCGAAGAATACGATGCTCTTGAAGAGACGGCGTATCTGCTCAGGTCACCTAACAATGCGGAGCGTCTTCAGCAGTCCTTGAAGCAGCTGAGAGAGGGAAAAGGTAGAGAGAGGGAGCTGATCGAGTGA
- a CDS encoding PLP-dependent aminotransferase family protein has protein sequence MSKLHFSLDRHGKRSLAEQIRSNISDAIRQGHLYEGARLPSWRDLAVQLGVSRGTVKTAYDRLSDDQLVISKGAAGTFVASVLPALPEMTDQASRLPLPDLYQDLESAPKPFQVGVPAQDAFPHKLWSRIMLRCSRQAVAETLRYPDPRGELALRKEIAAYLAVSRGLQCSPDQVIITNGYAGALGLALHLLRLDSQRVWVEDPCYPLARHALALAGFTSVPIPVDEQGICVDQGVGLAPDAQLAIVTPSQQAPLGMQLSLARRQALLIWARENAGWVIEDDYLSELQLNGRASPALASLDHDGRVIHIGTFSKTISPRLRLGFMVVPPMLASRAGDTAAALSPASALPSQLAVAEFLRDGHYLRHIRRMKRLYTQRRNALLELMEGAPCVRKMAGLSLLVELPDDVDDVHIADMAHRIGLAPAPLSPWFANRSLATRGSSTQGNARKGLLLGVTNLSSQVLEEGYRHLAEQLRW, from the coding sequence ATGAGCAAGCTTCACTTTTCACTTGATCGCCACGGCAAGCGCTCCTTGGCTGAGCAGATACGCTCGAATATCTCTGACGCCATTCGGCAGGGGCATTTATACGAGGGCGCGCGGCTGCCTTCCTGGCGTGATCTCGCCGTACAGCTGGGCGTTTCACGGGGTACCGTTAAAACAGCCTATGACAGGCTGAGTGATGATCAGTTGGTCATCTCGAAGGGAGCCGCCGGTACTTTCGTGGCCTCGGTGCTGCCAGCGCTACCAGAGATGACCGACCAAGCCTCGCGGCTGCCGTTACCCGATCTCTATCAGGACCTGGAAAGCGCCCCTAAACCCTTTCAAGTGGGCGTGCCCGCGCAAGACGCTTTTCCCCACAAGCTCTGGTCTCGAATCATGCTGCGCTGCTCGCGCCAGGCAGTGGCGGAAACATTGCGTTATCCCGACCCGCGCGGAGAGCTGGCATTGCGCAAGGAAATTGCTGCCTACCTGGCCGTGTCCCGTGGACTGCAATGTTCTCCTGATCAAGTCATCATCACCAATGGCTATGCTGGTGCACTGGGTTTGGCACTGCACCTGCTGCGCCTGGATTCGCAACGTGTCTGGGTTGAGGATCCCTGTTATCCACTGGCTCGCCATGCCTTGGCATTGGCAGGATTTACCTCTGTTCCAATTCCAGTGGATGAGCAGGGGATCTGTGTTGATCAGGGAGTGGGGCTAGCGCCAGACGCTCAGTTGGCGATTGTGACGCCCAGTCAACAAGCGCCATTGGGAATGCAGCTGTCGCTGGCTCGCCGCCAGGCACTGCTGATCTGGGCCCGGGAAAACGCGGGCTGGGTGATCGAAGATGATTACCTGAGCGAGTTGCAACTAAACGGCCGGGCATCGCCGGCACTGGCGTCGCTGGATCATGATGGCAGAGTGATTCATATCGGCACTTTCAGCAAAACCATCAGCCCAAGGTTGCGACTCGGCTTCATGGTGGTGCCGCCCATGTTGGCAAGCCGTGCCGGGGATACTGCAGCAGCATTGTCGCCAGCGTCTGCGCTGCCCAGCCAATTAGCCGTGGCAGAATTCTTGCGAGACGGCCATTACCTTCGCCACATTCGGCGCATGAAGCGACTGTATACCCAACGGCGAAATGCATTGCTTGAGCTGATGGAAGGAGCGCCTTGCGTGAGAAAAATGGCCGGTTTGTCGCTACTGGTCGAGCTGCCTGATGACGTTGACGATGTGCACATCGCGGATATGGCGCACAGGATTGGGCTGGCTCCGGCACCGCTGTCTCCCTGGTTTGCGAATCGCAGCTTGGCAACTCGAGGCTCTTCGACTCAAGGTAATGCTCGCAAGGGATTGCTCCTGGGCGTGACCAATCTCTCGAGCCAGGTCCTGGAAGAAGGGTATCGGCACCTGGCTGAGCAGCTCAGATGGTGA
- a CDS encoding Txe/YoeB family addiction module toxin — MKIVFSDQSWEDYLYWQGTNKKVLKRVNELVKAIKRDPFEGIGKPEPLKHHLTGTWSRRIDNEHRLVYEVEGESLYIVSCRYHY, encoded by the coding sequence GTGAAGATCGTATTCTCTGATCAGTCCTGGGAAGACTATCTATACTGGCAAGGCACAAACAAGAAGGTTCTTAAGCGAGTCAACGAGTTAGTGAAAGCGATCAAGCGAGACCCTTTCGAGGGTATCGGGAAGCCGGAACCATTAAAACACCACTTGACGGGAACGTGGTCCAGGCGAATCGATAACGAGCACAGACTTGTCTATGAAGTCGAAGGTGAGTCCCTATACATCGTGTCTTGTCGGTACCATTACTAA
- a CDS encoding LysR family transcriptional regulator, which yields MAIHMDTKQLSLMFRLAETLHFGKAAEIENIAQSGLSAQIAKLENELGFKVFERTNRRVSLSDAGERFIEQAHLMMVSLEGTIAECRAIAEQSRHTFTVGFFGDGAGELTHTIFSRFRQANPDIRLIVTELTMTNQVQSLVSGSVDATFMRLPVDDSRLEYEVMFDEPRVAAVPTAHPLASASHLNIEQLLDKPFAVAGEGAPSDWASYWSLRSDSVDPCHVGAFVKSIPESLAAIAYQGAFDTYPLSAARMFQHPGVRYIPLQDATRSELALVTVKGNRSPAVLALKECVRKSLQEDISCLFGAHRR from the coding sequence GTGGCTATCCATATGGACACAAAACAACTTTCACTCATGTTTCGCCTTGCCGAGACCCTTCATTTTGGAAAAGCTGCGGAGATTGAAAATATTGCTCAATCAGGACTGAGTGCCCAGATCGCCAAGCTTGAGAATGAACTGGGCTTCAAGGTCTTCGAGCGGACCAATCGCCGGGTTTCCCTTTCCGATGCAGGTGAGAGGTTCATTGAACAGGCACACCTGATGATGGTGAGTCTGGAAGGTACTATCGCAGAGTGCCGCGCCATTGCCGAGCAGAGCCGTCACACCTTTACTGTCGGCTTTTTTGGTGATGGTGCAGGAGAATTGACGCATACCATCTTCTCCCGCTTTCGCCAGGCCAACCCCGATATCCGGCTGATCGTGACGGAGTTGACCATGACCAATCAAGTTCAGAGTCTTGTTTCAGGCAGTGTGGATGCCACCTTCATGAGGCTGCCGGTCGATGACTCACGGTTAGAATATGAGGTTATGTTTGATGAACCGCGAGTTGCTGCCGTTCCCACTGCTCACCCACTGGCAAGTGCCAGCCACTTGAATATAGAGCAACTATTGGATAAGCCCTTTGCCGTTGCCGGGGAGGGAGCTCCATCTGATTGGGCGTCGTATTGGTCATTAAGGTCCGATTCTGTCGACCCTTGTCATGTCGGGGCTTTTGTCAAATCGATCCCGGAAAGCCTGGCAGCCATTGCTTACCAAGGAGCTTTCGACACCTATCCGCTATCAGCGGCACGCATGTTTCAGCACCCCGGAGTACGCTATATCCCACTTCAGGATGCCACAAGAAGCGAGCTGGCGTTGGTAACGGTCAAGGGTAACCGAAGTCCTGCTGTTCTCGCGCTCAAGGAATGCGTGAGGAAATCGCTTCAAGAAGATATCTCTTGTCTCTTCGGAGCTCACCGGCGTTAA